One Nonomuraea angiospora DNA segment encodes these proteins:
- a CDS encoding DUF6980 family protein encodes MPLEGEASLVEHCCESMVRQVTRNCGRHPDRSCCPDMLISFDERFVEYGLLVHDGGSSSVIISFCPWCGTRLPDSRRDRWFDELEALGIDPGDDEIPIEYRDGRWLQS; translated from the coding sequence GTGCCATTAGAGGGAGAGGCGTCCTTGGTCGAGCACTGCTGCGAGTCGATGGTTCGACAGGTAACTCGGAACTGCGGGCGGCATCCGGATCGCTCCTGCTGCCCAGACATGCTGATCAGTTTCGATGAGCGGTTCGTCGAGTACGGCTTGCTGGTCCATGATGGCGGCAGCTCCTCCGTCATCATCTCGTTCTGTCCCTGGTGTGGGACACGGCTGCCCGACTCTCGTCGAGACCGGTGGTTCGATGAGCTGGAGGCGCTTGGGATCGACCCAGGGGACGACGAGATCCCGATCGAATACCGCGATGGACGCTGGCTGCAGTCCTGA
- a CDS encoding DUF4265 domain-containing protein, with translation MFEVLPAARLGNDRYELLGSPGLALGCAVGDIIRRSPDGRFVVELKGGQHCVQAAAMGPLPDAGLQTLSNLAQRFKGIAEWPHDRRLAVLTLPESTFLPEAESALDAWANTIPDARWWFGNQE, from the coding sequence GTGTTCGAAGTCCTGCCTGCGGCCAGGCTCGGTAATGATCGTTATGAGCTGCTTGGAAGTCCTGGTCTCGCTCTCGGCTGTGCGGTAGGTGACATCATCCGGCGTTCGCCTGATGGCCGATTCGTAGTGGAACTCAAGGGCGGCCAGCACTGCGTTCAGGCGGCCGCCATGGGGCCTTTGCCTGACGCCGGACTGCAGACTCTCTCGAATCTGGCTCAGCGATTCAAGGGCATAGCTGAATGGCCTCACGACCGGCGCTTGGCCGTGCTGACGCTTCCCGAATCAACCTTCCTTCCGGAAGCGGAATCGGCTCTCGATGCTTGGGCGAACACAATTCCGGACGCTCGATGGTGGTTCGGTAATCAGGAATGA
- a CDS encoding EF-hand domain-containing protein has protein sequence MASEFQRRKVGGVFRAMDVDGDGRLTQADFQALAHRWTAVGGSVDPERLASIMTGWWPVLRAASDPGGDDAVSLDEVLRVVEGLGDMADAVSGTADAMFEAIDFNGDGLISCSEYGALIETWNGAPAATDEIFPRLDLDGDGHLTRDEFRIHWTEFWAGDDPDAPGTYVFGALSE, from the coding sequence GTGGCCAGTGAGTTCCAGCGTAGAAAGGTCGGCGGAGTCTTCCGGGCGATGGATGTGGACGGCGACGGCCGACTGACCCAAGCCGACTTCCAGGCGCTCGCCCACCGCTGGACGGCCGTCGGCGGGTCCGTCGACCCAGAGCGACTGGCCTCCATCATGACCGGTTGGTGGCCGGTGCTCCGGGCGGCCTCCGACCCTGGTGGCGATGATGCCGTCTCCCTCGACGAGGTGCTTCGCGTCGTGGAAGGACTCGGTGACATGGCCGACGCGGTCTCCGGCACGGCCGACGCGATGTTCGAGGCCATCGACTTCAATGGCGACGGCCTCATCTCCTGCTCGGAGTACGGCGCGCTCATCGAGACGTGGAACGGGGCGCCCGCGGCGACCGATGAGATCTTCCCGCGCCTCGACCTGGACGGTGACGGCCACCTCACCCGCGATGAGTTTCGCATCCACTGGACGGAGTTCTGGGCCGGCGACGACCCGGACGCTCCCGGAACCTACGTATTCGGCGCGCTGTCGGAATAG